The following DNA comes from Dermacentor andersoni chromosome 2, qqDerAnde1_hic_scaffold, whole genome shotgun sequence.
ACAGTTCCAGGAGCAAccttttttttactcttttttcAGAACGATGCACCAAATTCAACGCAGACGTCCTGACCAAAAAGGATGGCAATGGGGACCTCATATCCCTCTGGTGTCGGCCAAGTGCAAAAGACAGTGATGGCTTTTGTGTGCTTTGTAATGTTACAGTGCACTGCGCGCAACATGGAAGCTCAGCAATAATGCGCCATGCAACGTCTCTTAAGCACAtcgaaaatgcaaaaaaacatcGGAACAAAGACGGGGTCCTAACCAAGAGCACTATCCTCCAAAGCACCCTAGATTTCGCGAAGAATGCAGTGTCACTGTCCCTGCAAGGAAATGTTACAAGAGCTGAAACAGTTTTTGCTCTTTCTGTGGTATCCAACTCACTCCCATACACTTTGGGAGATGTGGCAACAGCAACATACCCCAATATGTTCCCTGATTCACAGATAGCAAAAGCCTTCCAATGTGGCCGCAAGAAAGTATCTTACATCATATCTGATGGCTTAGGACCATACTTTAAAGCCAAAGTGCTTGAAGAACTTGCAAAGCCTGAGGTATTCTATACCGTAATGATCGACGAGACCCCAGTGCCCGAGATGAAGGTGCAGCAGCTGGATGTGCTCATCCGGTATTTCTCTGTTAATGCACAAGATGtcgttgtagagcaccttcagtcATTTCACATGGGGCATGCCACTGCAGATGAGCTCTTCTCCTGTGTTGAAGATGCACTTAACGAACTTCCAAAAAATAACATGCTCTGCTTCTTCTCTGATGCGCCAAATGTTATGAAGAGCTTGAAGGGTAAAATAAAAGCAGAACTTAGCCCCAACATGATTGACATTGGGGAGTGCAGTCTCCATAAAATGCATAACGCATTTGCCACTGGTCTCAACACTTTCTGCTCTGAGATTGAATGTATTGTCACTGATATCCATCAGTACTTCAGATATGCCACAAGACATGCGGACATCAAGGATCTCCAACAGAAACTTGGATTGCCACAGCTGGAGTTCCTGCGGCACGTAAGCAGCAGGTGGCTGACACTATTACCAAGTATACAGCGTGTGCTTAAGCTGTATGATGCTTTGAAGTCTTTCTTTTCCAAGGCTGCAGAACCAAGAAAATCCTCATCTATAAGGCACAATCGCCTCGCATCTGCATTTTCTGACAACACGCTCCGAGCACGACTCCTTTTTGTTCAGAATGCCGCCCAGCTCTTTGACAAGTTTCAAACCTTGTTTCAGAGCAAAGAGCCTCTTCTTCATTTATTTTATGATGAAATAGTTGCTGTGGTCAAACAGCTGATGGGCAGATTTTTGCGGCAGGAGTCGTTTGTAGATGTAACTGGTTTCCATTTGAAGAATGTTCAAGTTGAATCGCAAGCTAACTGGAAAGTGAAACCTGAGCTTGGCTTAGATactgagaaagaaatggagctttgGACACCAACTCAGAAAAAGGCTTTCTATGTCAAGACCAGAGCTTTCTATATATCCTGCACAAAGTACCTCGTCTCAAGGTTACCTTTGGACAACAAAGTGCTGTTCCACAGTAGATTTTTGAAGCCTGGTGTAGTAGGAGACCACTACACAACGTCACTGCGCTACATCGCGAATGCCCTGCCACAAGTCATGCCACCCAGCGAAGTATCATCTGTAACTGATGAGTGGTTGCTCCTTTGCTGCGAAATTTCTGACTGGGATGTTTCAACAAATGTTGTTGAACACTGGGTTAATGTGTTTGCACTAAAAATGCCCACTGGCGAACCCAAATACCCAAGACTGGGAAGGCTCGTAAGGGCTGTTCTTTCCTTGCCGCATGGCAACGCAGACTGCGAGAGAGGATTCAGCGAAAACAAGCAGGCGCTTCACCATCGAGCCTCTTTGTCAATAACAAGTGTGTCAAGCCTTCGTCAAACGAAAGCATACTTGAAGCGTTATGGGGGTGACGTCACAAAGGTGCCAATCACTAGAGATCTCCTGAAGTGTGTTGGAAAGTCGTACAGTGGTTATCGCAAACGCGTTGAAATGGAAGAAGAATCAAAATCACGCAAACGGAAATGTGACGAGCCACTGACAGAAAGCAGcgaagaaaaaaagctgaaagaGGAAAAGGCCACCCTGCAGTGCCGTCTATCCACCCTGAAGGCATTACTTACCAGTGCCGAGGAACTCATCAGCACAGGAGTAAAATCGAAGGACATGGACAAAGTGGAAACTGGAAACGTTTTGCTCGTTGATGTGAATTCCAAATTGCCGGCGGTGCTTGAGCGCATTAGAATGATAGATTCCACGCTGGAATCTAACAAGTAATTctaacaagcaaattgaatgcTGAATAAAATGATTTTCTTTGCGTTTTTTTGTATGTCAGTGTGAAGTTGCAATTATTACAAGTACTTTACTCTAGAAACATGCTCCAAAACACAATTTTTGTGCTCCAAAACATAACTTTCGTGCTCCAAAGCTGCTCCGGAATGGCATTATTACTGCTCCATGAGCTGCTCCAAAATGCTCAAGCCTGCTTCCACCcctgtaactggcgtaatgccactgcttcctcccgcgagaaggacggcggtggtgcggcgtgggtgcaacgaatgcgtgtataatgacggagtatgtctttgtaacggagcaatgGATCCCCCCACtttgaactagtcgcctcaccacgccgggtcgctcggagggaaatttctcgggcaaccgcatgtgcgcgttcgttacccggcagcgaggtatgaacaggggtccagagtaagtggatgcggggaggtgtggttggtgtattttgcgggatctgtttgagaatttggtgcgccgctctcggaatgccgtgtccttataggaacgcccggcatgcctgttgcgagtccgtcaatatatacacttcctcaggaacacggatggcgtatcgaattgcaagagcaacaccgagaatttctccgtaagcggcatttgttccgcgcattgcagcagagtctcagggattcggtgccatccaaaactaccgaggtatagccctcttgagtgcgtgatgtgtccgtgtataaagtatgtgtttccgggatatttgcaagcatgcggccaatgtatcgtacacgggctttgcgccgccctttgtcatgctcggggtgcatattacgtggcaatggatgaatacttagtgcttggcgtatcgctgacgacaagatcgtgggacgggtttcagactcaaggggtgggacagagtatcctagccgtgtgagaagtgctggctgcagttgaaagggaaactctgattcgcgagcaacaggaagactgttcaataGCCGATCTGATGAAGAGCGTCAAACTGGGAGTGGAAAAAAAGAGGGTTTCGTTTTACGAGAAATCTACCTTATTGTACCGCtgctacacggataagcagggtcgcaaatatgaGCAGCTTCTGATTCCTCGAAAATATCGCCGACAGTTACTGGAACTCGCGCACGAAAATGCGAGGGCAGGGCATCTTGGCTTAAAAAAGACCAAGGCTAGAATGGCTCAggagttttattggccgtattgtTGGAAAGATGTCGAACAATTCGTGCGCTTTTTCGACACCTGCCAGAGAATCGGCAAATCCACTGACAAGTGGAAGACACCGATGAAGTTGGTGCCAGCCATATCCGAACCTTTTCGGCGACTAGTAATCGATATTGTAGGCCCTCTGCCAGAATCAACGAACGGTTGTAGGTATGTTCTGACCGCCCTTTGTGTCGCGACCAAGTTCCCCGAGGCAGTACCTCTTAAGGAGCTAAATTCCTCCCAGGTCGTGGACGCTCTGCTCTCAATGTTCGCACGCGTCGGGTTCCCTTCCGAGATTCAGTGCGACAATGGCAGCGTCTTCACCAGCTGCCTAACTTCTACTTTTTTGGAAAGATGCGGCATTAAAGTAGTGCACAGTTCCATCCATCACCCGCAACCTAACCCAGTAGAGCGGATGCACTCGGTGCTGAAGCGAATATTGAGAGCCCTGTGCTTTGAGCGTCACTGTGACTGGGAGGCCTGCATTCCCGCCGCTATGTTCGCCTTGAGATCGGCTCCCCATGAGAGCACCGGCTTTAGCCCCGCGGAGCTTGTATATGGCCGGAGCCTAAGAACTCCGCTGCGCATGCTGCGAGAGTCTTGGGAAGGCAGTGACGACGACCCAAATGTAGTCTCGTACGTCCTCGACCTCCTCCAGAGGCTCGGGAAAACCAAAGATATTGTAGAGAGCCACATGAAGGCGGCGAAGACCTTGTCAAAGTAATACTACGacaagtcagaaaaaaaaaacgcaccttcGAAGTAGGTAGCCAGGTGATGTTGCTGcgaccgtcaaaaaaaaaaaaaaaaaaacaagctcgaGGTTCATTGGGAGGGGCCCGCAAAGGTTGTAACTGAGCTTTCCGATACCAACTACGAAGTTAAATTAGGGAGACGGCCCAACAAAATTTACCACAGCAACTTGATGAAACCCTACATTCAGCGTCACGCGATTATAAGCATGACGATAAATGCTGACGATGAGGAAGGGGCCGAAATCCTGACGACGGCTGATATGAAGGTATGTGGTTTAGAGCTAATGCTGGAACAGCTGACGTTAGACGCGCGTCTAAGTGCCGCCAAAAAGGAGGATTTAAAGGGAATCGTTTCAGAGTTTAGGGAGGTTTTTTCGAACCGTCCCGGAAGGACAACGGTCCTAGAGCACGACATCGAGTTAACCTCTGAGCAACCGATCCGCAGTAAACCGTAACGTTGTTCGcccgtgcagaaaaaaaaatcatggctgAGGAGATTCAGCGCATGCGTGACTTGGGGGTTATAGTACCAAGTGAAAGCGACTACACATCGCCCTTGATATTAGTCCAGGCTCCAGGAAAAGATCCGAGGCCATGTGTCGATTATCGGCGTCTGAACGCGATAACTCGAGATCAGACATATCCGATACCGAACCTGGAAGAAAGGGCAGAGACGGTGTCAAAGTCAAATTATATATCTACCCTGGACCTCGTGCGAAGCTATTGGCAAGTACCCCTTACGGAACGGGCTAGCCGCTATGCCGCCTTCGTTTCCCCGCTTGGAACATTCCGCCCACTCATGTTGAGCTTCGGCCTCAAAAACGCGCCGTATTGTTTCTCTAGCCTGATGGACAGAGTGCTTCGTGGTTTAGGCGAGTTCGCATTGCCgtacctcgatgatgttgccaTATTTTCGGACACTTAGGAATCACATCCGGAGCACTTGCGAGTCATGTTGAGCCGGTTGAAAGAGACACGTCTTACTGTGAAACCAGCTAAATGTCACCTAGGTTGCGGTGAAGTGACTTAATTGGGCCATGTGGTGGGGCGCGGCAGGCGTAGACCTTCCGACATCAGGTAGCCGCTATTTTGAACTATCCCCGGCCAACCACGAAGACGGATATAAGGGCCTCTTTAGGTTTAGCTGGATATTACCAACACTATGTGAGAGACTACTCTGACCTTGCCAGCCCGCAAACCGACGCGCTCCGGAAGTCGGAGCCCGTTAAGGTGACGTGGGACTcgaagaaagaaaatgc
Coding sequences within:
- the LOC140216241 gene encoding uncharacterized protein, which encodes MSKKRCTKFNADVLTKKDGNGDLISLWCRPSAKDSDGFCVLCNVTVHCAQHGSSAIMRHATSLKHIENAKKHRNKDGVLTKSTILQSTLDFAKNAVSLSLQGNVTRAETVFALSVVSNSLPYTLGDVATATYPNMFPDSQIAKAFQCGRKKVSYIISDGLGPYFKAKVLEELAKPEVFYTVMIDETPVPEMKVQQLDVLIRYFSVNAQDVVVEHLQSFHMGHATADELFSCVEDALNELPKNNMLCFFSDAPNVMKSLKGKIKAELSPNMIDIGECSLHKMHNAFATGLNTFCSEIECIVTDIHQYFRYATRHADIKDLQQKLGLPQLEFLRHVSSRWLTLLPSIQRVLKLYDALKSFFSKAAEPRKSSSIRHNRLASAFSDNTLRARLLFVQNAAQLFDKFQTLFQSKEPLLHLFYDEIVAVVKQLMGRFLRQESFVDVTGFHLKNVQVESQANWKVKPELGLDTEKEMELWTPTQKKAFYVKTRAFYISCTKYLVSRLPLDNKVLFHSRFLKPGVVGDHYTTSLRYIANALPQVMPPSEVSSVTDEWLLLCCEISDWDVSTNVVEHWVNVFALKMPTGEPKYPRLGRLVRAVLSLPHGNADCERGFSENKQALHHRASLSITSVSSLRQTKAYLKRYGGDVTKVPITRDLLKCVGKSYSGYRKRVEMEEESKSRKRKCDEPLTESSEEKKLKEEKATLQCRLSTLKALLTSAEELISTGVKSKDMDKVETGNVLLVDVNSKLPAVLERIRMIDSTLESNK